In Microbispora sp. ZYX-F-249, one genomic interval encodes:
- a CDS encoding DNA-3-methyladenine glycosylase 2 family protein produces the protein MTRRQLDFDACYLAVSARDSRFDGRFYTAVTTTGIYCRPICPARTPARSNVRFYRHAAAAEAAGFRPCRRCRPELSPGDPGWDVRADLVGRALRLIDDGVADESGVAGLARRLHVTERHLHRLFAAELGTGPLAVARTRRLLLAKQLLTETTLPITDVAFAAGFGSVRQFNAAMKESYGFAPGELRRAGGPVHGAPGPVALTTGLTLRLGHREPYDAQAVLRFLAARAIPSVEAVCRSGDDVTAYTRAVPGGSITLRPAAGHIRLTVRTTETHRLSRLVARCRRLLDLDADPGAVREILGATSLASLVAARPGLRVPGAYDGFELAVRAVVGQQISVAGARTLLGRIAARAGLPAVPDGAGDGHAPEADQVPSLFPTADRLAAADLDGLGLTTRRVATIRALAEAVASGAIDLDGAGDPADTVAGLLEIPGIGPWTAGYIALRALRDPDAWPEGDLVLRKTMERLGIAPDETERWRPWRAYAALHLWSHASDTAEGRDKS, from the coding sequence GTGACCAGACGACAGCTCGACTTCGACGCGTGCTACCTCGCCGTGTCCGCCCGGGACTCCCGCTTCGACGGGCGTTTCTACACGGCTGTCACCACCACCGGCATCTACTGCCGTCCGATCTGCCCCGCCCGCACTCCCGCCCGGTCCAACGTGCGCTTCTACCGCCACGCCGCCGCGGCCGAGGCGGCAGGGTTCCGTCCCTGCCGCCGCTGCCGTCCGGAGCTCAGCCCCGGCGACCCCGGCTGGGACGTCCGGGCCGACCTGGTCGGACGCGCGCTGCGGCTGATCGACGACGGCGTGGCCGACGAGTCCGGCGTCGCCGGGCTGGCCCGCCGGCTGCACGTGACCGAGCGGCACCTGCACCGCCTGTTCGCCGCCGAACTCGGCACCGGCCCGCTCGCCGTCGCCCGCACCCGGCGGCTGCTGCTCGCCAAGCAACTGCTCACCGAGACCACCCTGCCGATCACGGACGTGGCGTTCGCCGCGGGGTTCGGCAGTGTCCGCCAGTTCAACGCGGCGATGAAGGAGTCGTACGGCTTCGCCCCGGGTGAGCTGCGCAGGGCCGGCGGGCCGGTGCACGGCGCGCCGGGTCCGGTCGCCCTCACGACCGGCCTCACCCTGCGGCTCGGCCACCGGGAGCCGTACGACGCGCAGGCGGTGCTGCGCTTCCTCGCCGCCCGGGCGATCCCCTCGGTGGAGGCCGTCTGCCGGTCGGGGGACGACGTGACGGCCTACACGCGGGCCGTCCCCGGCGGCTCGATCACGCTGCGGCCCGCCGCCGGGCACATCCGGCTCACCGTGCGGACCACCGAGACGCACCGGCTCTCCCGGCTGGTGGCGCGCTGCCGCCGCCTGCTCGATCTCGACGCCGACCCCGGGGCGGTGCGGGAGATCCTCGGCGCGACGTCGCTCGCGTCGCTGGTCGCCGCCCGTCCCGGGCTGCGGGTGCCGGGAGCGTACGACGGGTTCGAACTGGCGGTCCGGGCGGTGGTCGGGCAGCAGATCTCGGTCGCCGGGGCCCGCACCCTGCTCGGCCGCATCGCCGCCCGGGCCGGTCTGCCCGCCGTCCCGGACGGGGCGGGCGACGGCCACGCCCCCGAGGCGGACCAGGTGCCGTCGCTGTTCCCCACGGCGGACAGGCTCGCCGCCGCCGATCTCGACGGGCTCGGGCTCACCACCCGCAGGGTCGCCACGATCAGGGCGCTGGCCGAGGCCGTCGCCTCCGGCGCGATCGACCTCGACGGCGCGGGCGACCCCGCCGACACCGTCGCCGGGCTGCTGGAGATCCCCGGCATCGGCCCGTGGACGGCCGGTTACATCGCGCTGCGCGCGCTGCGCGACCCGGACGCGTGGCCCGAGGGCGACCTCGTGCTGCGCAAGACCATGGAACGGCTCGGCATCGCACCGGACGAGACCGAGCGGTGGCGGCCCTGGCGCGCGTACGCCGCGCTGCACCTGTGGAGCCACGCATCCGACACCGCGGAAGGACGCGACAAGTCATGA
- a CDS encoding NYN domain-containing protein translates to MAIPDFSAHGISAKYAVLVDVGYLYAAAGEVLLGAKERKEYRVAADELIQALQKHAVDRIQGELLRVYWYDAARDRVPTVDQRVIAQLPWVKVRLGNLNARGQQKGVDAQIRSDLEALARHHAVSDTVLIAGDEDMVPAVEAAQAYGVRVHLWGVEPPFGTNQAERLVWESDTVEILSADFLRPFFTRAPVPVPVPPTPSPAQVFAGRTVKPMPPKAPAGQVAKLGPGRPRVEEVGEHVAQKWILTRGRDNIRDLLPGPLLPTVIDTELLIEAEKELGHSLRPYPEARVWLRDGFWARVYREFDLGVGISSK, encoded by the coding sequence ATGGCCATCCCGGACTTCAGCGCACATGGCATTTCCGCCAAGTATGCCGTTCTCGTGGACGTCGGTTACCTTTACGCGGCCGCCGGTGAAGTTCTCTTAGGCGCCAAGGAGCGTAAGGAGTACCGCGTCGCCGCGGACGAGCTGATCCAGGCGCTGCAGAAGCACGCGGTCGACCGCATCCAGGGCGAGTTGCTGCGCGTCTACTGGTATGACGCCGCCCGTGACCGGGTGCCCACCGTGGACCAGCGGGTGATCGCCCAGCTGCCCTGGGTCAAGGTCAGGCTGGGCAACCTGAACGCCCGTGGCCAGCAGAAAGGCGTGGACGCGCAGATCCGCAGCGATCTCGAGGCCCTGGCCCGGCACCACGCCGTGAGCGACACCGTGCTGATCGCCGGAGACGAGGACATGGTGCCCGCCGTGGAGGCCGCGCAGGCGTACGGCGTGCGCGTCCACCTGTGGGGGGTCGAGCCGCCGTTCGGCACCAACCAGGCCGAGCGGCTCGTCTGGGAGTCGGACACTGTCGAGATCCTGAGCGCCGACTTCCTGCGTCCGTTCTTCACCCGCGCCCCGGTGCCCGTTCCCGTGCCGCCCACGCCGTCGCCCGCCCAGGTCTTCGCGGGCCGTACGGTCAAGCCGATGCCGCCGAAGGCGCCCGCCGGTCAGGTCGCCAAGCTCGGCCCGGGCCGGCCCCGGGTGGAGGAGGTCGGCGAACATGTGGCCCAGAAGTGGATACTGACCCGCGGCCGGGACAACATCCGCGACCTGCTGCCGGGCCCGCTGCTGCCCACGGTGATCGACACCGAGCTGCTCATCGAGGCCGAGAAGGAGCTCGGCCACTCTCTCCGGCCCTACCCCGAGGCGCGCGTGTGGCTGCGCGACGGCTTCTGGGCCCGGGTCTACCGGGAGTTCGACCTCGGGGTCGGCATCTCCAGCAAGTGA
- a CDS encoding sensor histidine kinase: MLRRLAGDWRPSRLDVLLSLAVAVAGLVESFGRQGPEPWQIGDPFPFAAGAVAAGLVVLSRSMFPATSLLVLTAIGWAVQAVAGPGYYAAWHLYSTLILVHTVAGAAEPRSRRGLAGLGCVLLAYAHLQTLQSNDVAEVLIGAIFVGVAYGSGILLRRQIDQTRRLAEQAARLEAEREERARWAVAQERSRIARELHDVVSHNVSLMTLHAGGVRRLLGDDRARERDLLFAVEQAGREAVEELGLMLGMLRDAGAAPPSPQAGLDRLDELISQVAEAGPEVRLHVAGEPRPLPAGLGLSAYRVIQEALTNVLKHAHATRVDVVLRYAPGELRVTVVNDGVGVHAAGTGGHGLIGMRERTALHGGELSAGPTRSGEYRVLAVFPLPG, encoded by the coding sequence GTGCTGAGGCGACTCGCGGGCGACTGGCGGCCCTCCCGCCTCGACGTCCTGCTCTCCCTCGCCGTGGCGGTCGCCGGGCTGGTGGAGTCGTTCGGCCGGCAAGGTCCGGAGCCGTGGCAGATCGGCGACCCGTTCCCGTTCGCGGCGGGCGCGGTCGCGGCGGGGCTGGTGGTGCTGTCGCGGTCGATGTTCCCCGCGACCTCGCTCCTCGTGCTGACGGCCATCGGGTGGGCCGTGCAGGCGGTCGCCGGTCCCGGTTATTACGCGGCCTGGCACCTTTACTCGACGCTGATCCTCGTCCACACCGTGGCCGGCGCGGCCGAACCCCGCAGCCGGCGCGGGCTCGCGGGGCTCGGGTGCGTGCTGCTCGCCTACGCGCACCTGCAGACACTGCAGAGCAACGACGTCGCCGAGGTCCTCATCGGCGCGATCTTCGTCGGCGTCGCGTACGGCAGCGGCATCCTGCTGCGCCGGCAGATCGACCAGACCAGACGGCTGGCCGAGCAGGCGGCCCGGCTCGAAGCCGAGCGGGAGGAGCGGGCGCGGTGGGCGGTCGCGCAGGAGCGATCCCGCATCGCCCGGGAGCTCCACGACGTCGTCTCCCACAACGTCAGCCTCATGACGTTGCACGCGGGCGGGGTGCGCAGGCTGCTCGGGGACGACCGCGCCCGCGAGCGCGACCTGCTGTTCGCGGTGGAGCAGGCCGGCCGTGAGGCGGTCGAGGAGCTCGGGCTGATGCTCGGCATGCTGCGCGACGCCGGGGCCGCGCCGCCCTCGCCGCAGGCCGGGCTCGACCGGCTCGACGAGCTGATCTCCCAGGTGGCGGAGGCCGGTCCGGAGGTGCGCCTGCATGTCGCGGGCGAACCCCGGCCCCTGCCGGCCGGGCTCGGCCTGTCCGCCTACCGGGTGATCCAGGAGGCCCTGACGAACGTGCTGAAGCACGCGCACGCCACGAGGGTCGACGTCGTCCTCCGCTACGCGCCCGGCGAGTTGCGCGTGACCGTCGTCAACGACGGGGTGGGCGTTCACGCGGCGGGCACGGGCGGACACGGGCTCATCGGCATGCGGGAGCGGACCGCGCTGCACGGGGGCGAGCTGTCCGCCGGGCCCACGCGGTCAGGGGAATACCGCGTGCTGGCGGTCTTCCCGCTCCCCGGCTGA
- a CDS encoding acyl-CoA carboxylase epsilon subunit, with the protein MSSSEPYLSIVRGDATPEETAALVAALAARAAARSAAGAATRGARPTPPPATGNWRNAAHRLRPGLPHGPGAWRRAFFPGG; encoded by the coding sequence GTGAGCAGCAGCGAGCCGTATCTCAGCATCGTGCGGGGGGACGCCACCCCCGAGGAGACCGCCGCCCTCGTCGCCGCGCTGGCGGCCCGGGCGGCGGCCCGGTCAGCAGCAGGGGCGGCGACACGCGGAGCCCGGCCCACGCCGCCGCCGGCCACGGGAAACTGGAGGAACGCGGCGCATCGGCTGCGCCCGGGGCTTCCGCACGGACCGGGAGCCTGGCGCCGGGCCTTCTTCCCCGGCGGCTGA
- a CDS encoding phosphoenolpyruvate carboxylase has product MAAIAPAERHNAVAEMPDELRADVRLLGGLLGQVIAEHGGPDLLADVERLRKAVIAARRQETTADEVAAMVAEWPVDRAVQIARAFTCYFHLANLAEEHYRIRTLRQRDKDDVPLRESLAEAVRELRGDDRLQALIDGLEFRPVLTAHPTEARRRAIVTAIQRISAQLDAYNAPGRGAAEREEAHRRLLEEIDILWRANQLRHTKLDPLDEVRTAMAAFDETLFRTVPQIYRSLDAALGPGTGTREPLAKAYIRYGSWIGGDRDGNPNVTARVTREAMQIQAEHVLIALENATTRIGRSLTLAEVFTPPSAELRAALAQAEHDHPDLVSEMATRSPREPHRQWLMFVAARIAATRRRDLDLAYRAPSELLTDLRLAQDSLRGAGAVRQAYGELQHLIWQVETFGFHLAELEVRQHSAVHAAALEEIASGTLSERTEEVLATIRVIAWIQERFGVTACSRYVVSFTRSADDIAAVYELARHALGDRAPVLDVVPLFESGEDLDNSSAVLEGMVKLEPVRRRLADNGRRMEVMLGYSDSAKELGPAAATLRLYDAQAALTAWAAANDITLTLFHGRGGALGRGGGPANRAVLAQAPGSVAGRFKVTEQGEVIFARYGHSAIAKRHIEQVTNAVLLASTSAVESGTAAAAAKFRRLADTVAAASERAYRALTEAPGFPEWFALVSPLEELGSLRLGSRPARRGLGAPRSLDDLRAIPWVFSWAQTRVNLPGWYGLGSGLAAVVTDGGMAELRSAYQEWALFAAMLDNAEMSLAKTDRSIASRYLALGGRADFAEQVLEEYDLTRRLVLEVTGHTRLLENRRVLSRAVQLRDPYVDALSHLQLRALSALRTSGDLSDKERERLSTLLLLSVNGVAAGLQNTG; this is encoded by the coding sequence ATGGCCGCCATCGCTCCTGCCGAACGACACAACGCCGTAGCGGAGATGCCGGACGAACTCCGCGCTGACGTGCGCCTATTGGGTGGACTCCTGGGTCAGGTGATCGCCGAACACGGTGGTCCCGACCTCCTCGCCGACGTGGAACGGCTCCGCAAGGCGGTGATCGCGGCCCGGCGTCAGGAGACGACGGCCGACGAGGTCGCCGCCATGGTGGCCGAGTGGCCCGTCGACCGCGCAGTGCAGATCGCCCGGGCCTTCACCTGCTACTTCCACCTCGCCAACCTCGCCGAGGAGCACTACCGGATCCGCACCCTGCGACAGCGTGACAAGGACGACGTGCCGCTGCGCGAGTCCCTGGCCGAGGCCGTGCGGGAGCTGCGCGGGGACGACCGGCTCCAGGCCCTGATCGACGGGCTGGAGTTCCGGCCCGTGCTGACCGCCCATCCCACCGAGGCGCGGCGGCGGGCGATCGTCACCGCCATCCAGCGGATCAGCGCCCAGCTCGACGCCTACAACGCCCCCGGGCGGGGCGCGGCCGAGCGTGAGGAGGCCCACCGGCGGCTGCTGGAGGAGATCGACATCCTCTGGCGGGCCAACCAGCTCCGCCACACGAAGCTCGACCCGCTGGACGAGGTCCGTACGGCGATGGCGGCCTTCGACGAGACGCTGTTCCGCACGGTGCCGCAGATCTACCGGTCGCTCGACGCGGCGCTCGGTCCCGGCACCGGCACGCGGGAGCCGCTCGCCAAGGCGTACATCCGCTACGGCAGCTGGATCGGCGGCGACCGCGACGGCAACCCCAACGTCACCGCCAGGGTGACCAGGGAGGCCATGCAGATCCAGGCCGAGCACGTGCTGATCGCGCTGGAGAACGCGACCACCCGCATCGGCAGGTCGCTCACCCTGGCCGAGGTCTTCACCCCGCCGTCCGCCGAGCTGCGCGCCGCGCTCGCGCAGGCCGAGCACGACCACCCCGACCTGGTGTCGGAGATGGCCACCCGATCGCCCCGGGAGCCGCACCGCCAGTGGCTGATGTTCGTGGCGGCCAGGATCGCCGCGACCCGCCGCCGCGACCTCGACCTCGCCTACCGCGCGCCGTCGGAGCTGCTGACCGACCTGCGGCTCGCGCAGGACTCCCTGCGCGGCGCCGGCGCCGTACGGCAGGCCTACGGCGAGCTGCAGCACCTGATCTGGCAGGTAGAGACGTTCGGCTTCCACCTGGCCGAGCTGGAGGTGCGCCAGCACTCCGCGGTCCACGCGGCGGCGCTCGAGGAGATCGCCTCCGGCACGCTGTCGGAGCGCACCGAGGAGGTCCTGGCCACGATCCGGGTGATCGCCTGGATCCAGGAGCGCTTCGGCGTGACCGCCTGCTCCCGGTACGTCGTCTCGTTCACCCGCTCCGCCGACGACATCGCGGCGGTGTACGAGCTGGCCAGGCACGCGCTGGGCGACCGCGCCCCGGTGCTCGACGTGGTCCCCCTGTTCGAGTCGGGCGAGGACCTGGACAACTCCTCCGCCGTGCTGGAGGGCATGGTCAAGCTGGAGCCCGTGCGCCGGCGGCTCGCCGACAACGGGCGGCGCATGGAGGTCATGCTCGGCTACTCCGACTCGGCCAAGGAACTCGGCCCGGCGGCGGCCACCCTGCGGCTGTACGACGCGCAGGCCGCGCTGACCGCGTGGGCCGCGGCCAACGACATCACGCTCACGCTCTTCCACGGCCGCGGCGGCGCGCTCGGCCGGGGCGGCGGCCCGGCCAACCGCGCCGTGCTCGCCCAGGCCCCCGGCTCGGTCGCCGGCCGGTTCAAGGTCACCGAGCAGGGCGAGGTCATCTTCGCGCGGTACGGCCACTCGGCGATCGCGAAGCGGCACATCGAGCAGGTCACCAACGCCGTGCTGCTCGCGTCCACCTCGGCGGTGGAGTCGGGCACCGCCGCCGCGGCGGCGAAGTTCCGCCGGCTGGCCGACACCGTGGCGGCCGCCTCCGAGCGCGCCTACCGGGCGCTGACCGAGGCCCCGGGCTTCCCCGAGTGGTTCGCACTGGTCAGCCCGCTGGAGGAGCTCGGCTCGCTGCGGCTCGGCTCCCGGCCGGCGCGGCGCGGCCTCGGCGCGCCCCGCTCGCTGGACGACCTGCGGGCCATCCCGTGGGTGTTCTCTTGGGCCCAGACGCGGGTCAACCTCCCCGGCTGGTACGGCCTGGGCAGCGGCCTGGCCGCCGTGGTCACCGACGGCGGCATGGCCGAACTGCGCTCGGCGTACCAGGAGTGGGCGTTGTTCGCCGCGATGCTGGACAACGCCGAGATGTCGCTGGCCAAGACCGACCGGTCCATCGCGTCCCGCTACCTGGCCCTCGGCGGCCGGGCCGACTTCGCCGAGCAGGTCCTGGAGGAGTACGACCTGACGAGGCGGCTGGTGCTGGAGGTGACCGGGCACACGCGGCTGCTGGAGAACCGGCGGGTCCTGTCGCGGGCCGTGCAGCTGCGCGACCCGTACGTGGACGCGCTCAGCCACCTGCAGCTGCGGGCGCTGTCGGCGCTGCGGACGTCGGGCGACCTTTCGGACAAGGAGCGCGAGCGCCTGTCCACCCTGCTGCTGCTCAGCGTGAACGGCGTGGCGGCCGGCCTGCAGAACACCGGCTGA
- a CDS encoding pilus assembly protein TadG-related protein: MSVFVVLFSGVVFLLAGLLVDGGAAMNARLKAADIAEQAARAAADQIDVETLRATGQVRLLADESAVCGPAEEITANQQADGVRMTECTVGGGQADVTVSVSVHWNAFFLAALGFAGSDMEAEATAAPDPGEA, encoded by the coding sequence ATGTCGGTGTTCGTGGTCCTCTTCTCGGGGGTGGTGTTCCTGCTGGCCGGGCTGCTGGTCGACGGCGGAGCCGCCATGAACGCCCGGCTGAAGGCCGCGGACATCGCCGAGCAGGCCGCCCGCGCCGCCGCCGACCAGATCGACGTCGAGACCCTGCGGGCGACCGGTCAGGTGCGGCTGCTCGCCGACGAGAGCGCGGTGTGCGGCCCGGCCGAGGAGATCACGGCCAACCAGCAGGCCGACGGCGTACGCATGACCGAGTGCACCGTGGGCGGCGGCCAGGCGGACGTCACCGTGTCGGTGTCGGTTCACTGGAACGCCTTCTTCCTCGCCGCGCTGGGGTTCGCCGGCTCGGACATGGAGGCGGAGGCCACGGCCGCTCCTGATCCGGGAGAGGCATGA
- a CDS encoding response regulator transcription factor, with product MTIRLVIADDQSMIRAGLRLVAESEPGIEVAGEAADGFEAVEVTRRLRPDVLLLDIAMPRLDGIGAARLLLAEPRPPRIIMLTTFNTGDNLKASLRARVNGFLLKTSPPEHLVEAVRAAAAGAALIDPTVAPRVIDEIASLPDLAAPAELGSLSERELQVLRMVAQGLSNPEIARDLGIGEATVKTHVARVLHKLRLRDRIQAVVFAYEAGVVRPGERPGPC from the coding sequence GTGACCATCAGGCTGGTGATCGCCGACGACCAGTCGATGATCAGGGCCGGGCTGCGGCTCGTCGCGGAGTCCGAGCCGGGAATCGAGGTCGCCGGGGAGGCGGCCGACGGCTTCGAGGCCGTGGAGGTGACCCGGCGGCTCCGCCCCGACGTGCTGCTGCTGGACATCGCGATGCCCCGGCTGGACGGGATCGGCGCGGCCAGGCTGCTCCTCGCCGAGCCCCGGCCACCGAGGATCATCATGCTGACCACCTTCAACACGGGCGACAACCTGAAGGCCTCGCTGCGGGCCCGGGTGAACGGCTTCCTGCTCAAGACCTCGCCCCCGGAGCACCTGGTGGAGGCGGTGCGGGCCGCGGCGGCGGGCGCCGCGCTGATCGACCCCACGGTGGCCCCCCGGGTGATCGACGAGATCGCGAGCCTGCCCGACCTCGCCGCGCCGGCCGAGCTCGGCTCGCTCAGCGAGCGCGAACTCCAGGTCCTGCGGATGGTCGCGCAGGGCCTGTCCAATCCCGAGATCGCCCGTGACCTGGGCATCGGCGAGGCGACCGTCAAGACGCACGTCGCCCGCGTCCTGCACAAACTCCGCCTGCGCGACCGCATCCAGGCGGTGGTTTTCGCCTACGAGGCCGGGGTCGTACGGCCGGGAGAGCGGCCCGGGCCGTGCTGA
- a CDS encoding ABC transporter ATP-binding protein has product MADAVRTQGLYKRFGQQVAVGGVDLVVPRGSFAGLVGPNGAGKTTTLSMVTGLLRPDGGRIEIDGHDVWADPVSVKAHIGVLPEGLRLFERLSGRELLMYCGQLRGIPLDEVGRRADELLKVMDLVEAQDKLVVDYSTGMRKKIGLAAALLHNPRVLFLDEPFEGVDPVSANTLTEVLRRFTASGSTVVFSSHVMDLVERLCDWVSVMNRGLVVAQGPLDDVRRGRTLNEAFLDLVGVRGNGDEGLSWLGSGSAP; this is encoded by the coding sequence ATGGCGGACGCCGTGCGCACGCAGGGGTTGTACAAGCGCTTCGGGCAGCAGGTGGCGGTCGGCGGGGTCGACCTGGTCGTGCCGAGGGGCAGCTTCGCCGGCCTGGTCGGTCCCAACGGCGCCGGCAAGACGACGACCCTGAGCATGGTCACCGGGCTGCTCCGCCCGGACGGCGGGCGCATCGAGATCGACGGCCACGACGTGTGGGCCGACCCGGTCAGCGTCAAGGCGCACATCGGAGTGCTGCCCGAGGGCCTGCGGCTGTTCGAACGGCTGTCCGGCCGCGAGCTGCTCATGTACTGCGGCCAGCTGCGCGGCATCCCCCTGGACGAGGTCGGCAGACGCGCCGACGAACTGCTCAAGGTCATGGACCTGGTCGAGGCGCAGGACAAGCTGGTGGTCGACTACTCCACCGGCATGCGCAAGAAGATCGGCCTCGCGGCGGCGCTGCTGCACAACCCGCGCGTGCTGTTCCTCGACGAGCCGTTCGAGGGCGTCGACCCCGTCTCGGCCAACACGCTGACCGAGGTGCTGCGCCGGTTCACCGCCTCGGGCTCCACCGTCGTGTTCTCCAGCCACGTGATGGACCTGGTCGAGCGGCTGTGCGACTGGGTGTCGGTGATGAACCGCGGGCTCGTCGTCGCGCAGGGCCCGCTCGACGACGTACGGCGGGGCCGCACGCTCAACGAGGCGTTCCTCGATCTCGTCGGCGTGCGCGGAAACGGGGACGAGGGGCTGTCGTGGCTCGGCTCCGGGAGCGCGCCGTGA
- a CDS encoding acyl-CoA carboxylase subunit beta, translating into MSAERAPEIDIHTTAGKIADLERRRSEAAHAGSQRAVEKQHAKGKMTARERLAAFLDEGSFVEFDELARHRATAFGLDRERPYGDGVVTGYGTVDGRPVAVFAQDFTVFGGSLGEVFGEKIVKVMDHALKTGCPVIGINDSGGARIQEGVVSLGLYAEIFKRNVHASGVVPQISLIMGPCAGGAVYSPALTDFVLMVQEKSHMFITGPDVIKTVTGEEVTFEELGGAHTHNSKSGVAHYEASDEQDCLDFARALLSYLPSNNMDDPPAFAVEADLETTDEDRELDTLIPDSANQPYDMHTVIEHVLDDGEFLEIHAGFAPNILVGFGRVEGRSVGVVANQPMSFAGTLDIAASEKAARFVRTCDAFNIPVLTFVDVPGFLPGTDQEWNGIIRRGAKLLYAYAEATVPLVTVITRKAYGGAYDVMGSKHLGADVNLAWPTAQIAVMGAQGAVNILYRRELAAADDPDAARARFIGEYEDTLANPYLAAERGYVDAVIRPSDTRVQIVRALRALRTKRAALPPKKHGNIPL; encoded by the coding sequence ATGAGCGCCGAACGCGCCCCCGAGATCGACATCCACACCACCGCCGGCAAGATCGCCGACCTGGAGCGCCGCCGGAGCGAGGCGGCCCACGCCGGCTCCCAGCGGGCGGTGGAGAAGCAGCACGCCAAGGGCAAGATGACGGCGCGCGAGCGGCTGGCGGCCTTCCTCGACGAGGGCTCCTTCGTGGAGTTCGACGAGCTGGCCAGGCACCGGGCGACCGCCTTCGGCCTCGACCGCGAGCGCCCGTACGGCGACGGGGTCGTGACCGGGTACGGCACGGTGGACGGCCGCCCGGTCGCGGTGTTCGCGCAGGACTTCACCGTGTTCGGCGGCTCGCTGGGCGAGGTCTTCGGCGAGAAGATCGTGAAGGTGATGGACCACGCGCTCAAGACCGGCTGCCCGGTGATCGGCATCAACGACTCCGGCGGGGCGCGCATCCAGGAGGGCGTGGTCTCCCTCGGCCTGTACGCCGAGATCTTCAAGCGCAACGTGCACGCCTCCGGCGTCGTGCCGCAGATCTCGCTGATCATGGGCCCGTGCGCGGGCGGCGCCGTGTACTCCCCCGCGCTGACCGACTTCGTCCTGATGGTGCAGGAGAAGTCGCACATGTTCATCACCGGGCCCGACGTCATCAAGACCGTGACCGGCGAGGAGGTGACGTTCGAGGAGCTGGGCGGCGCGCACACGCACAACTCGAAGAGCGGCGTCGCCCACTACGAGGCGTCCGACGAGCAGGACTGCCTCGACTTCGCCAGGGCGCTGCTGTCGTACCTGCCGTCCAACAACATGGACGACCCGCCGGCCTTCGCCGTCGAGGCGGACCTGGAGACGACCGACGAGGACCGCGAGCTCGACACGCTGATCCCCGACTCGGCCAACCAGCCGTACGACATGCACACGGTCATCGAGCACGTCCTCGACGACGGCGAGTTCCTGGAGATCCACGCGGGCTTCGCGCCGAACATCCTCGTGGGCTTCGGCCGGGTCGAGGGGCGTTCCGTGGGCGTCGTCGCCAACCAGCCGATGAGCTTCGCCGGCACGCTCGACATCGCCGCGAGTGAGAAGGCCGCCCGGTTCGTGCGCACCTGCGACGCCTTCAACATCCCGGTGCTGACCTTCGTCGACGTGCCGGGCTTCCTTCCGGGCACCGACCAGGAATGGAACGGCATCATCCGGCGCGGCGCCAAGCTGCTCTACGCCTACGCCGAGGCGACCGTGCCGCTGGTCACCGTCATCACCCGCAAGGCGTACGGCGGCGCGTACGACGTCATGGGGTCCAAGCACCTCGGCGCGGACGTCAACCTGGCCTGGCCCACCGCCCAGATCGCCGTCATGGGGGCGCAGGGCGCGGTCAACATCCTCTACCGGCGCGAGCTGGCCGCCGCCGACGACCCGGACGCCGCGCGGGCCCGTTTCATCGGCGAGTACGAGGACACGCTGGCCAATCCCTATCTCGCGGCCGAGCGCGGCTACGTCGACGCGGTCATCCGGCCCTCGGACACCCGGGTCCAGATCGTCCGCGCGCTGCGCGCCCTCCGCACCAAGCGGGCCGCGCTGCCGCCGAAGAAGCATGGGAACATCCCGCTGTGA
- a CDS encoding methylated-DNA--[protein]-cysteine S-methyltransferase, whose product MIVTQTLPTPVGPLAILARDGVLVAAGFTADPREMVARLSPSLRALPLREGDLGDAAEAVRDYLDGKVDALDRIPAEQPGTPTRQRLYEALRAVPAGTTVSYAQLAEKAGLPRTAARAAGAACAQNLIAPFVPCHRVLPSTGGYGGYYYGTSVKEWLLAHESRA is encoded by the coding sequence ATGATTGTCACGCAGACCCTGCCCACCCCCGTGGGTCCCCTCGCCATCCTCGCCCGTGACGGCGTGCTCGTCGCCGCCGGCTTCACCGCCGACCCCCGCGAGATGGTCGCCCGGCTCTCGCCGTCCCTGCGGGCGCTTCCCCTGCGGGAGGGCGATCTCGGCGACGCGGCCGAAGCCGTGCGGGACTACCTCGACGGGAAGGTCGACGCGCTCGACCGGATCCCGGCCGAGCAGCCCGGCACCCCGACGAGGCAGCGCCTGTACGAGGCGCTGCGCGCCGTGCCCGCCGGGACCACCGTGTCGTACGCGCAGCTGGCGGAGAAGGCGGGGCTGCCCAGGACGGCCGCGCGGGCCGCGGGGGCGGCCTGCGCGCAGAACCTGATCGCGCCGTTCGTGCCGTGCCACCGCGTGCTGCCCTCGACCGGCGGTTACGGCGGCTACTACTACGGCACGTCCGTCAAGGAGTGGCTGCTCGCCCACGAGTCCCGCGCCTGA